A window of the Ipomoea triloba cultivar NCNSP0323 chromosome 14, ASM357664v1 genome harbors these coding sequences:
- the LOC116004561 gene encoding bZIP transcription factor 53 — MSSVQQPASSGSSSDLDQRYAMYDEKKRKRMISNRESARRSRMRKQQHVEELCSQRTLLENEQSISKQQIETLSDGLARLSAENDVLRAQYAELADRLQSMNSLLLLVAEVNGTVVDIPEIPDVLLEPWQLPCPTLPIAASADMLQF; from the coding sequence ATGTCTTCTGTGCAACAGCCAGCGAGTTCAGGTTCATCCTCTGATCTGGATCAGCGATATGCAATGTATgatgaaaagaaaaggaagaggATGATATCAAACCGTGAATCTGCCAGGAGGTCACGGATGAGGAAGCAACAGCATGTTGAGGAATTATGTAGCCAGAGGACTCTGCTGGAGAATGAGCAGAGTATTAGTAAGCAGCAAATTGAAACTCTCTCTGATGGGCTTGCCAGGCTTTCTGCTGAGAATGATGTTCTCAGGGCCCAATATGCAGAACTGGCGGATCGTTTGCAGTCGATGAATTCCCTTCTTCTATTGGTGGCAGAGGTCAATGGGACTGTGGTGGATATCCCTGAAATTCCAGACGTTTTGCTTGAGCCATGGCAGCTGCCTTGCCCAACTCTACCCATTGCTGCATCCGCTGATATGCTCCAGTTTTGA
- the LOC116004562 gene encoding calvin cycle protein CP12-1, chloroplastic-like: MATISGISSSNITSRRVLGKASDSQNGQAPCRLNNPLWLWKRPKQFRPVAAAPDKLSDKVAESVKNAEQTCAEDPASGECVAAWDEVEELSAAASHARDRQKANSDPLENYCKDNPETDECRTYDN; encoded by the coding sequence ATGGCAACCATATCTGGGATCAGCAGCAGCAACATCACAAGCCGCAGAGTGTTGGGCAAGGCATCAGACTCGCAAAACGGGCAAGCTCCATGCCGCCTAAACAACCCCCTTTGGCTTTGGAAGAGGCCCAAACAATTCCGCCCAGTGGCTGCCGCACCTGATAAACTCTCAGATAAAGTAGCGGAGAGCGTGAAAAATGCAGAGCAAACATGCGCGGAGGACCCAGCTAGCGGAGAGTGCGTGGCAGCTTGGGATGAGGTGGAGGAGCTCAGCGCTGCTGCAAGCCACGCCAGGGACAGGCAAAAGGCTAACTCAGATCCTTTGGAGAATTACTGCAAGGATAACCCCGAGACCGACGAGTGCCGCACctatgataattaa